The Schistocerca cancellata isolate TAMUIC-IGC-003103 chromosome 4, iqSchCanc2.1, whole genome shotgun sequence genome contains a region encoding:
- the LOC126184571 gene encoding RNA-binding protein 1-like isoform X2: MSRYREWDLSCKVYVGNLGSSASKYEIEAAFSKYGPLRDVWVARNPPGFAFVEFEDPRDAEDAVRGLDGMRLCGTRVRVEMSTGRSRRGGSWRGRSRAHSSPSDLPPRAPDTLIFMFLLPT, translated from the exons ATGTCAAGATACCGTGAATGGGACCTTTCTTGCAAAGTTTATGTAGGTAATTTAGGCAGCAGTGCTTCAAAATATGAAATTGAGGCTGCCTTCAGCAAATATGGTCCTCTGAGAGATGTCTGGGTTGCTAGGAATCCACCTGGCTTTGCATTTGTTgaatttgaagatccaagagatgcTGAAGATGCAGTGAGAGGCCTCGATGGCAT GAGGCTGTGTGGAACACGCGTGAGAGTTGAGATGTCGACTGGACGTAGTCGACGAGGCGGTAGTTGGAGGGGTCGGTCAAG GGCTCACTCTTCTCCTTCTGATCTACCACCTCGTGCTCCAGACACCCTGATCTTCATGTTTTTGCTACCAACATGA
- the LOC126184571 gene encoding RNA-binding protein 1-like isoform X1, whose protein sequence is MSRYREWDLSCKVYVGNLGSSASKYEIEAAFSKYGPLRDVWVARNPPGFAFVEFEDPRDAEDAVRGLDGMRLCGTRVRVEMSTGRSRRGGSWRGRSRSRSPRRRSYSRSRSRSRSPRRSRSLSRDRR, encoded by the exons ATGTCAAGATACCGTGAATGGGACCTTTCTTGCAAAGTTTATGTAGGTAATTTAGGCAGCAGTGCTTCAAAATATGAAATTGAGGCTGCCTTCAGCAAATATGGTCCTCTGAGAGATGTCTGGGTTGCTAGGAATCCACCTGGCTTTGCATTTGTTgaatttgaagatccaagagatgcTGAAGATGCAGTGAGAGGCCTCGATGGCAT GAGGCTGTGTGGAACACGCGTGAGAGTTGAGATGTCGACTGGACGTAGTCGACGAGGCGGTAGTTGGAGGGGTCGGTCAAG GTCTAGGTCTCCTCGAAGGCGTTCTTACAGTCGGTCAAGATCTCGAAGTCGTTCACCTAGACGATCCCGATCACTTTCCAGGGACAGGAG GTGA